The following proteins come from a genomic window of Acanthopagrus latus isolate v.2019 chromosome 5, fAcaLat1.1, whole genome shotgun sequence:
- the slc4a5a gene encoding electrogenic sodium bicarbonate cotransporter 4 isoform X4: protein MEHGDRGMGVSHLRYEEEEDHQSIYIGVPVPRGYRRKRRRRRSSREASDMERDSRRYSHHRHHEHEHEQDRYRDIDIEEGLMDSTEQGLQDINRTMSPAAERLRYILSEEDDMPTPTLFTEMDTLQREGDELEWKESARWVKFEEKVEEGGERWSKPHVSTLSLHSLFELRTCLQTGTVLLDLEGYSLPQIVDDIIERQIEEGMISPELRDKISFVLLRKHRHQTKKPIHRSLADIGKSSSSTGRNVGPRGAPGPGPAPNFNRSTEDLRMKQQPAPNYGRLRHAQSRSMNDIADTPSTDQLKNKFMKKIPRDAEASNVLVGEVDFLNKPFVAFVRLAQATTLGGLTEVPVPTRFLFILLGPQGKAKSYNEIGRAIATLMVDDLFSDVAYKARDREDLIAGIDEFLDEVIVLPPGEWDPKIRIEPPKKVPSADKRKSVFSLNELGQMNGTAGGKGGLDQDEEMPEQHELGEELAFTGRFCGGLFLDIKRKLPWLPSDFYEGFHIQSISAVLFIYLGCITNAITFGGLLGDATDNYQGVMESFLGTALAGSVFCLFSGQPLIILSSTGPILIFEKLLFEFSKNNGIDYMELRLWIGMHSCLQCFILVATDASYIIKYMTRFTEEGFSSLISFIFISDAIKKMVGSFKYYPINTDFKPDYVTAYKCECLAPDPIPMPDNSSSVSGLNVTALDWSQLSKKECLKYGGSLVGKSCKYVPDLALMSFILFFGTYSMTVSLKKFKFSRYFPTKLRKLISDFSIFMSIMTFVGLDMLMGLKTPKLIVPTEFKPTRPDRGWLVMPFAKNPWWVYVASFVPALLVTILIFMDQQISAVIVNRKENKLKKGCGYHLDLFWVGVLMAACSFMGLPWYVAATVISIAHIDSLKMESESSAPGEQPQFLGVREQRMTGILVFALTGVSIFLAPVLKFIPMPVLYGVFLYMGVASLSGIQFWDRIKLYMMPSKHQPDFSYLRHVPLRKIHLFTLVQILCLAVLWILKSTFLAIIFPVMILGLMVVRKMLDMVFSQHDLAWMDDLLPEKEKKKKEDNKKKGKDVEKEKKKPKQDDSEEEDKPHVYSNHSPSSESDLDRSITLHLKISCPSSPAMPMGRGMACPVPQVKIEMESDYDSDLDTHRPRDMSSETTL, encoded by the exons aTGGAGCATGGAGACAGAGGGATGGGCGTCTCTCACCTTCGctatgaggaggaggagg ACCATCAGTCCATCTACATCGGCGTCCCAGTGCCTCGAGGATATCGACGTAAGCGCAGGCGAAGGCGCTCTAGTCGCGAGGCTTCCGACATGGAGAGGGACAGCAGACGCTACAGCCACCACAGACACCACGAGCACGAGCACGAGCAGGACCGCTACAGAGACATCGATATAGAGGAAGGACTTATGGATTCAACCGAGCAGGGTCTCCAAGACATCAACCGCACAA TGTCTCCGGCGGCCGAGCGGCTACGTTACATCCTGAGCGAAGAGGACGACATGCCCACGCCGACGCTCTTCACCGAGATGGACACTCTGCAGCGAGAAGGAGACGAGCTGGAGTGGAAGGAGTCTGCCAG GTGGGTGAAGTttgaggagaaggtggaggagggaggagagagatggagtaaACCCCACGTGTCCACGCTGTCGCTGCACAGTCTGTTTGAGCTCAGGACGTGTCTGCAGACGGGAACGGTGCTTCTGGACCTGGAGGGCTACTCGCTGCCTCAGATCGTTG acgACATCATTGAGAGACAGATCGAGGAGGGCATGATATCTCCAGAGCTGAGGGACAAGATCAGCTTCGTCCTGCTGAGGAAACATCGACACCAGACCAAGAAGCCGATCCACCGCTCGCTAGCCGACATCGGCAAATCCAGCTCTTCTACCG gtCGGAACGTCGGGCCGAGAGGCGCGCCGGGTCCGGGCCCGGCGCCCAACTTCAACCGATCCACAGAGGACCTCCGGATGAAACAGCAGCCTGCGCCCAACTACGGCCGCCTGC GTCACGCTCAGAGTCGGAGTATGAACGATATCGCAGACACTCCGAGCACAGACCAG CTAAAGAATAAATTCATGAAGAAGATTCCCAGAGATGCGGAGGCGTCCAACGTCTTGGTGGGCGAAGTGGATTTCCTCAACAAACCCTTCGTCGCCTTCGTCCGTCTGGCTCAAGCCACGACGCTAGGAGGTCTGACCGAGGTCCCCGTTCCCACCAG ATTCCTGTTTATTCTCTTGGGACCTCAAGGAAAGGCCAAGTCCTATAACGAGATCGGTCGAGCGATAGCGACGCTAATGGTGGACGAT CTCTTCAGCGACGTGGCCTACAAGGCCAGAGATCGAGAGGACCTCATCGCAGGCATAGATGAGTTTTTGGACGAGGTGATCGTGCTTCCACCTGGAGAATGGGATCCCAAAATCCGCATTGAGCCTCCGAAGAAAGTCCCCTCGGCTGACAAAAG gaagtctgtgttttctttaaacgAGCTGGGGCAGATGAACGGAACGGCCGGAGGAAAAGGAGGTCTGGATCAGGACGAGGAGATGCCGGAGCAACACGAGCTCGGAGAGGAGCTGGCCTTCACTGGACG GTTCTGTGGTGGTTTGTTCCTGGACATAAAGCGGAAGCTGCCGTGGCTACCGAGCGATTTCTACGAGGGTTTCCACATCCAGTCCATCTCCGCCGTGCTCTTCATCTACCTGGGATGCATCACCAACGCCATCACCTTCGGCGGCCTGCTGGGAGACGCTACCGACAACTACCAG GGTGTGATGGAGAGCTTCCTGGGTACGGCTCTGGCCGGGTCCGTCTTCTGCCTCTTCAGCGGGCAGcccctcatcatcctcagctcCACCGGACCCATCCTCATCTTTGAAAAGCTCCTGTTTGAATTCAGCAA GAACAACGGTATAGACTACATGGAGCTGCGTCTGTGGATCGGGATGCACTCCTGCCTGCAGTGCTTCATCCTGGTGGCCACGGACGCCAGCTACATCATCAAGTACATGACGCGCTTCACCGAGGAGGGCTTCTCCAGCCTCatctccttcatcttcatctccgACGCCATCAAGAAGATGGTGGGCTCCTTCAAGTATTACCCCATCAACACCGACTTCAAGCCCGACTACGTGACCGCCTACAAGTGCGAGTGCCTGGCTCCAGACCCGA TTCCAATGCCAGATAACAGCTCTAGTGTCTCTGGG TTGAATGTGACAGCTCTGGACTGGAGCCAGCTGAGCAAGAAGGAGTGTCTGAAGTACGGCGGCTCTCTGGTGGGAAAGTCCTGCAAGTACGTCCCCGACCTGGCCCTCATgtccttcatcctcttcttcgGCACGTACTCCATGACCGTCTCCCTCAAGAAGTTCAAGTTCAGCCGCTACTTCCCCACCAAG ctGAGGAAGCTCATCAGCGACTTCTCCATCTTCATGTCCATCATGACGTTCGTGGGGCTCGATATGCTGATGGGACTCAAAACGCCCAAACTCATCGTCCCCACAGAGTTTAAG CCGACTCGGCCCGATCGTGGCTGGCTGGTGATGCCGTTTGCGAAGAACCCGTGGTGGGTCTACGTGGCCAGCTTCGTCCCCGCCCTCCTGGTCACGATCCTCATCTTCATGGACCAGCAGATCAGCGCCGTCATCGTGAACCGCAAGGAGAACAAACTTAAG AAAGGATGTGGCTACCATCTGGATCTGTTCTGGGTGGGCGTCCTGATGGCCGCCTGCTCGTTCATGGGCCTTCCCTGGTACGTCGCCGCCACCGTCATCTCCATCGCCCACATCGACTCGCTGAAGATGGAGAGCGAGTCGAGCGCTCCCGGAGAGCAGCCTCAGTTCCTCGGGGTCAG AGAACAAAGAATGACGGGCATATTGGTGTTTGCTCTCACCGGAGTCTCCATCTTCCTCGCTCCAGTACTCAAG TTCATCCCCATGCCCGTGCTGTACGGCGTCTTCCTCTACATGGGCGTCGCTTCCCTCAGTGGGATCCAG TTCTGGGACAGGATTAAGTTGTACATGATGCCGTCCAAGCACCAGCCCGACTTCTCCTACCTCCGTCACGTCCCGCTGAGGAAGATTCACCTGTTCACGCTGGTCCAGATCTTGTGTCTGGCCGTGCTCTGGATCCTTAAATCCACATTCCTGGCCATCATCTTCCCCGTCATG ATCCTGGGTCTGATGGTGGTCCGAAAGATGCTGGACATGGTGTTCTCCCAGCACGACCTGGCCTGGATGGACGACCTGCTGcctgagaaagagaagaagaagaaggaggacaaTAAGAAGAAGGGCAAAGatgtggagaaggagaagaagaagcccaAACAAGACGACAGCGAGGAAGAG gacaAGCCACACGTCTACTCCAACCACTCGCCCAGCTCAGAGTCGGACTTGGATCGCAG CATCACCCTCCACCTGAAGATCTCCTGCCCGTCGTCTCCGGCCATGCCTATGGGCCGAGGGATGGCCTGCCCCGTGCCCCAGGTCAAGATCGAGATGGAGTCGGACTACGACTCGGACCTGGACACCCACCGGCCTCGGGACATGAGCAGTGAGACCACGTTATGA
- the slc4a5a gene encoding electrogenic sodium bicarbonate cotransporter 4 isoform X6, whose protein sequence is MAAVPSSVWHTAVYDIIERQIEEGMISPELRDKISFVLLRKHRHQTKKPIHRSLADIGKSSSSTAGRNVGPRGAPGPGPAPNFNRSTEDLRMKQQPAPNYGRLRHAQSRSMNDIADTPSTDQLKNKFMKKIPRDAEASNVLVGEVDFLNKPFVAFVRLAQATTLGGLTEVPVPTRFLFILLGPQGKAKSYNEIGRAIATLMVDDLFSDVAYKARDREDLIAGIDEFLDEVIVLPPGEWDPKIRIEPPKKVPSADKRKSVFSLNELGQMNGTAGGKGGLDQDEEMPEQHELGEELAFTGRFCGGLFLDIKRKLPWLPSDFYEGFHIQSISAVLFIYLGCITNAITFGGLLGDATDNYQGVMESFLGTALAGSVFCLFSGQPLIILSSTGPILIFEKLLFEFSKNNGIDYMELRLWIGMHSCLQCFILVATDASYIIKYMTRFTEEGFSSLISFIFISDAIKKMVGSFKYYPINTDFKPDYVTAYKCECLAPDPMAAMIFNGLVPMPDNSSSVSGLNVTALDWSQLSKKECLKYGGSLVGKSCKYVPDLALMSFILFFGTYSMTVSLKKFKFSRYFPTKLRKLISDFSIFMSIMTFVGLDMLMGLKTPKLIVPTEFKPTRPDRGWLVMPFAKNPWWVYVASFVPALLVTILIFMDQQISAVIVNRKENKLKKGCGYHLDLFWVGVLMAACSFMGLPWYVAATVISIAHIDSLKMESESSAPGEQPQFLGVREQRMTGILVFALTGVSIFLAPVLKFIPMPVLYGVFLYMGVASLSGIQFWDRIKLYMMPSKHQPDFSYLRHVPLRKIHLFTLVQILCLAVLWILKSTFLAIIFPVMILGLMVVRKMLDMVFSQHDLAWMDDLLPEKEKKKKEDNKKKGKDVEKEKKKPKQDDSEEEDKPHVYSNHSPSSESDLDRSITLHLKISCPSSPAMPMGRGMACPVPQVKIEMESDYDSDLDTHRPRDMSSETTL, encoded by the exons ATGGCAGCGGTTCCCAGCTCTGTATGGCACACTGCAGTTT acgACATCATTGAGAGACAGATCGAGGAGGGCATGATATCTCCAGAGCTGAGGGACAAGATCAGCTTCGTCCTGCTGAGGAAACATCGACACCAGACCAAGAAGCCGATCCACCGCTCGCTAGCCGACATCGGCAAATCCAGCTCTTCTACCG caggtCGGAACGTCGGGCCGAGAGGCGCGCCGGGTCCGGGCCCGGCGCCCAACTTCAACCGATCCACAGAGGACCTCCGGATGAAACAGCAGCCTGCGCCCAACTACGGCCGCCTGC GTCACGCTCAGAGTCGGAGTATGAACGATATCGCAGACACTCCGAGCACAGACCAG CTAAAGAATAAATTCATGAAGAAGATTCCCAGAGATGCGGAGGCGTCCAACGTCTTGGTGGGCGAAGTGGATTTCCTCAACAAACCCTTCGTCGCCTTCGTCCGTCTGGCTCAAGCCACGACGCTAGGAGGTCTGACCGAGGTCCCCGTTCCCACCAG ATTCCTGTTTATTCTCTTGGGACCTCAAGGAAAGGCCAAGTCCTATAACGAGATCGGTCGAGCGATAGCGACGCTAATGGTGGACGAT CTCTTCAGCGACGTGGCCTACAAGGCCAGAGATCGAGAGGACCTCATCGCAGGCATAGATGAGTTTTTGGACGAGGTGATCGTGCTTCCACCTGGAGAATGGGATCCCAAAATCCGCATTGAGCCTCCGAAGAAAGTCCCCTCGGCTGACAAAAG gaagtctgtgttttctttaaacgAGCTGGGGCAGATGAACGGAACGGCCGGAGGAAAAGGAGGTCTGGATCAGGACGAGGAGATGCCGGAGCAACACGAGCTCGGAGAGGAGCTGGCCTTCACTGGACG GTTCTGTGGTGGTTTGTTCCTGGACATAAAGCGGAAGCTGCCGTGGCTACCGAGCGATTTCTACGAGGGTTTCCACATCCAGTCCATCTCCGCCGTGCTCTTCATCTACCTGGGATGCATCACCAACGCCATCACCTTCGGCGGCCTGCTGGGAGACGCTACCGACAACTACCAG GGTGTGATGGAGAGCTTCCTGGGTACGGCTCTGGCCGGGTCCGTCTTCTGCCTCTTCAGCGGGCAGcccctcatcatcctcagctcCACCGGACCCATCCTCATCTTTGAAAAGCTCCTGTTTGAATTCAGCAA GAACAACGGTATAGACTACATGGAGCTGCGTCTGTGGATCGGGATGCACTCCTGCCTGCAGTGCTTCATCCTGGTGGCCACGGACGCCAGCTACATCATCAAGTACATGACGCGCTTCACCGAGGAGGGCTTCTCCAGCCTCatctccttcatcttcatctccgACGCCATCAAGAAGATGGTGGGCTCCTTCAAGTATTACCCCATCAACACCGACTTCAAGCCCGACTACGTGACCGCCTACAAGTGCGAGTGCCTGGCTCCAGACCCGA TGGCTGCAATGATCTTCAATGGTTTAGTTCCAATGCCAGATAACAGCTCTAGTGTCTCTGGG TTGAATGTGACAGCTCTGGACTGGAGCCAGCTGAGCAAGAAGGAGTGTCTGAAGTACGGCGGCTCTCTGGTGGGAAAGTCCTGCAAGTACGTCCCCGACCTGGCCCTCATgtccttcatcctcttcttcgGCACGTACTCCATGACCGTCTCCCTCAAGAAGTTCAAGTTCAGCCGCTACTTCCCCACCAAG ctGAGGAAGCTCATCAGCGACTTCTCCATCTTCATGTCCATCATGACGTTCGTGGGGCTCGATATGCTGATGGGACTCAAAACGCCCAAACTCATCGTCCCCACAGAGTTTAAG CCGACTCGGCCCGATCGTGGCTGGCTGGTGATGCCGTTTGCGAAGAACCCGTGGTGGGTCTACGTGGCCAGCTTCGTCCCCGCCCTCCTGGTCACGATCCTCATCTTCATGGACCAGCAGATCAGCGCCGTCATCGTGAACCGCAAGGAGAACAAACTTAAG AAAGGATGTGGCTACCATCTGGATCTGTTCTGGGTGGGCGTCCTGATGGCCGCCTGCTCGTTCATGGGCCTTCCCTGGTACGTCGCCGCCACCGTCATCTCCATCGCCCACATCGACTCGCTGAAGATGGAGAGCGAGTCGAGCGCTCCCGGAGAGCAGCCTCAGTTCCTCGGGGTCAG AGAACAAAGAATGACGGGCATATTGGTGTTTGCTCTCACCGGAGTCTCCATCTTCCTCGCTCCAGTACTCAAG TTCATCCCCATGCCCGTGCTGTACGGCGTCTTCCTCTACATGGGCGTCGCTTCCCTCAGTGGGATCCAG TTCTGGGACAGGATTAAGTTGTACATGATGCCGTCCAAGCACCAGCCCGACTTCTCCTACCTCCGTCACGTCCCGCTGAGGAAGATTCACCTGTTCACGCTGGTCCAGATCTTGTGTCTGGCCGTGCTCTGGATCCTTAAATCCACATTCCTGGCCATCATCTTCCCCGTCATG ATCCTGGGTCTGATGGTGGTCCGAAAGATGCTGGACATGGTGTTCTCCCAGCACGACCTGGCCTGGATGGACGACCTGCTGcctgagaaagagaagaagaagaaggaggacaaTAAGAAGAAGGGCAAAGatgtggagaaggagaagaagaagcccaAACAAGACGACAGCGAGGAAGAG gacaAGCCACACGTCTACTCCAACCACTCGCCCAGCTCAGAGTCGGACTTGGATCGCAG CATCACCCTCCACCTGAAGATCTCCTGCCCGTCGTCTCCGGCCATGCCTATGGGCCGAGGGATGGCCTGCCCCGTGCCCCAGGTCAAGATCGAGATGGAGTCGGACTACGACTCGGACCTGGACACCCACCGGCCTCGGGACATGAGCAGTGAGACCACGTTATGA
- the slc4a5a gene encoding electrogenic sodium bicarbonate cotransporter 4 isoform X3, translated as MEHGDRGMGVSHLRYEEEEDHQSIYIGVPVPRGYRRKRRRRRSSREASDMERDSRRYSHHRHHEHEHEQDRYRDIDIEEGLMDSTEQGLQDINRTMSPAAERLRYILSEEDDMPTPTLFTEMDTLQREGDELEWKESARWVKFEEKVEEGGERWSKPHVSTLSLHSLFELRTCLQTGTVLLDLEGYSLPQIVDDIIERQIEEGMISPELRDKISFVLLRKHRHQTKKPIHRSLADIGKSSSSTAGRNVGPRGAPGPGPAPNFNRSTEDLRMKQQPAPNYGRLRHAQSRSMNDIADTPSTDQLKNKFMKKIPRDAEASNVLVGEVDFLNKPFVAFVRLAQATTLGGLTEVPVPTRFLFILLGPQGKAKSYNEIGRAIATLMVDDLFSDVAYKARDREDLIAGIDEFLDEVIVLPPGEWDPKIRIEPPKKVPSADKRKSVFSLNELGQMNGTAGGKGGLDQDEEMPEQHELGEELAFTGRFCGGLFLDIKRKLPWLPSDFYEGFHIQSISAVLFIYLGCITNAITFGGLLGDATDNYQGVMESFLGTALAGSVFCLFSGQPLIILSSTGPILIFEKLLFEFSKNNGIDYMELRLWIGMHSCLQCFILVATDASYIIKYMTRFTEEGFSSLISFIFISDAIKKMVGSFKYYPINTDFKPDYVTAYKCECLAPDPIPMPDNSSSVSGLNVTALDWSQLSKKECLKYGGSLVGKSCKYVPDLALMSFILFFGTYSMTVSLKKFKFSRYFPTKLRKLISDFSIFMSIMTFVGLDMLMGLKTPKLIVPTEFKPTRPDRGWLVMPFAKNPWWVYVASFVPALLVTILIFMDQQISAVIVNRKENKLKKGCGYHLDLFWVGVLMAACSFMGLPWYVAATVISIAHIDSLKMESESSAPGEQPQFLGVREQRMTGILVFALTGVSIFLAPVLKFIPMPVLYGVFLYMGVASLSGIQFWDRIKLYMMPSKHQPDFSYLRHVPLRKIHLFTLVQILCLAVLWILKSTFLAIIFPVMILGLMVVRKMLDMVFSQHDLAWMDDLLPEKEKKKKEDNKKKGKDVEKEKKKPKQDDSEEEDKPHVYSNHSPSSESDLDRSITLHLKISCPSSPAMPMGRGMACPVPQVKIEMESDYDSDLDTHRPRDMSSETTL; from the exons aTGGAGCATGGAGACAGAGGGATGGGCGTCTCTCACCTTCGctatgaggaggaggagg ACCATCAGTCCATCTACATCGGCGTCCCAGTGCCTCGAGGATATCGACGTAAGCGCAGGCGAAGGCGCTCTAGTCGCGAGGCTTCCGACATGGAGAGGGACAGCAGACGCTACAGCCACCACAGACACCACGAGCACGAGCACGAGCAGGACCGCTACAGAGACATCGATATAGAGGAAGGACTTATGGATTCAACCGAGCAGGGTCTCCAAGACATCAACCGCACAA TGTCTCCGGCGGCCGAGCGGCTACGTTACATCCTGAGCGAAGAGGACGACATGCCCACGCCGACGCTCTTCACCGAGATGGACACTCTGCAGCGAGAAGGAGACGAGCTGGAGTGGAAGGAGTCTGCCAG GTGGGTGAAGTttgaggagaaggtggaggagggaggagagagatggagtaaACCCCACGTGTCCACGCTGTCGCTGCACAGTCTGTTTGAGCTCAGGACGTGTCTGCAGACGGGAACGGTGCTTCTGGACCTGGAGGGCTACTCGCTGCCTCAGATCGTTG acgACATCATTGAGAGACAGATCGAGGAGGGCATGATATCTCCAGAGCTGAGGGACAAGATCAGCTTCGTCCTGCTGAGGAAACATCGACACCAGACCAAGAAGCCGATCCACCGCTCGCTAGCCGACATCGGCAAATCCAGCTCTTCTACCG caggtCGGAACGTCGGGCCGAGAGGCGCGCCGGGTCCGGGCCCGGCGCCCAACTTCAACCGATCCACAGAGGACCTCCGGATGAAACAGCAGCCTGCGCCCAACTACGGCCGCCTGC GTCACGCTCAGAGTCGGAGTATGAACGATATCGCAGACACTCCGAGCACAGACCAG CTAAAGAATAAATTCATGAAGAAGATTCCCAGAGATGCGGAGGCGTCCAACGTCTTGGTGGGCGAAGTGGATTTCCTCAACAAACCCTTCGTCGCCTTCGTCCGTCTGGCTCAAGCCACGACGCTAGGAGGTCTGACCGAGGTCCCCGTTCCCACCAG ATTCCTGTTTATTCTCTTGGGACCTCAAGGAAAGGCCAAGTCCTATAACGAGATCGGTCGAGCGATAGCGACGCTAATGGTGGACGAT CTCTTCAGCGACGTGGCCTACAAGGCCAGAGATCGAGAGGACCTCATCGCAGGCATAGATGAGTTTTTGGACGAGGTGATCGTGCTTCCACCTGGAGAATGGGATCCCAAAATCCGCATTGAGCCTCCGAAGAAAGTCCCCTCGGCTGACAAAAG gaagtctgtgttttctttaaacgAGCTGGGGCAGATGAACGGAACGGCCGGAGGAAAAGGAGGTCTGGATCAGGACGAGGAGATGCCGGAGCAACACGAGCTCGGAGAGGAGCTGGCCTTCACTGGACG GTTCTGTGGTGGTTTGTTCCTGGACATAAAGCGGAAGCTGCCGTGGCTACCGAGCGATTTCTACGAGGGTTTCCACATCCAGTCCATCTCCGCCGTGCTCTTCATCTACCTGGGATGCATCACCAACGCCATCACCTTCGGCGGCCTGCTGGGAGACGCTACCGACAACTACCAG GGTGTGATGGAGAGCTTCCTGGGTACGGCTCTGGCCGGGTCCGTCTTCTGCCTCTTCAGCGGGCAGcccctcatcatcctcagctcCACCGGACCCATCCTCATCTTTGAAAAGCTCCTGTTTGAATTCAGCAA GAACAACGGTATAGACTACATGGAGCTGCGTCTGTGGATCGGGATGCACTCCTGCCTGCAGTGCTTCATCCTGGTGGCCACGGACGCCAGCTACATCATCAAGTACATGACGCGCTTCACCGAGGAGGGCTTCTCCAGCCTCatctccttcatcttcatctccgACGCCATCAAGAAGATGGTGGGCTCCTTCAAGTATTACCCCATCAACACCGACTTCAAGCCCGACTACGTGACCGCCTACAAGTGCGAGTGCCTGGCTCCAGACCCGA TTCCAATGCCAGATAACAGCTCTAGTGTCTCTGGG TTGAATGTGACAGCTCTGGACTGGAGCCAGCTGAGCAAGAAGGAGTGTCTGAAGTACGGCGGCTCTCTGGTGGGAAAGTCCTGCAAGTACGTCCCCGACCTGGCCCTCATgtccttcatcctcttcttcgGCACGTACTCCATGACCGTCTCCCTCAAGAAGTTCAAGTTCAGCCGCTACTTCCCCACCAAG ctGAGGAAGCTCATCAGCGACTTCTCCATCTTCATGTCCATCATGACGTTCGTGGGGCTCGATATGCTGATGGGACTCAAAACGCCCAAACTCATCGTCCCCACAGAGTTTAAG CCGACTCGGCCCGATCGTGGCTGGCTGGTGATGCCGTTTGCGAAGAACCCGTGGTGGGTCTACGTGGCCAGCTTCGTCCCCGCCCTCCTGGTCACGATCCTCATCTTCATGGACCAGCAGATCAGCGCCGTCATCGTGAACCGCAAGGAGAACAAACTTAAG AAAGGATGTGGCTACCATCTGGATCTGTTCTGGGTGGGCGTCCTGATGGCCGCCTGCTCGTTCATGGGCCTTCCCTGGTACGTCGCCGCCACCGTCATCTCCATCGCCCACATCGACTCGCTGAAGATGGAGAGCGAGTCGAGCGCTCCCGGAGAGCAGCCTCAGTTCCTCGGGGTCAG AGAACAAAGAATGACGGGCATATTGGTGTTTGCTCTCACCGGAGTCTCCATCTTCCTCGCTCCAGTACTCAAG TTCATCCCCATGCCCGTGCTGTACGGCGTCTTCCTCTACATGGGCGTCGCTTCCCTCAGTGGGATCCAG TTCTGGGACAGGATTAAGTTGTACATGATGCCGTCCAAGCACCAGCCCGACTTCTCCTACCTCCGTCACGTCCCGCTGAGGAAGATTCACCTGTTCACGCTGGTCCAGATCTTGTGTCTGGCCGTGCTCTGGATCCTTAAATCCACATTCCTGGCCATCATCTTCCCCGTCATG ATCCTGGGTCTGATGGTGGTCCGAAAGATGCTGGACATGGTGTTCTCCCAGCACGACCTGGCCTGGATGGACGACCTGCTGcctgagaaagagaagaagaagaaggaggacaaTAAGAAGAAGGGCAAAGatgtggagaaggagaagaagaagcccaAACAAGACGACAGCGAGGAAGAG gacaAGCCACACGTCTACTCCAACCACTCGCCCAGCTCAGAGTCGGACTTGGATCGCAG CATCACCCTCCACCTGAAGATCTCCTGCCCGTCGTCTCCGGCCATGCCTATGGGCCGAGGGATGGCCTGCCCCGTGCCCCAGGTCAAGATCGAGATGGAGTCGGACTACGACTCGGACCTGGACACCCACCGGCCTCGGGACATGAGCAGTGAGACCACGTTATGA